The segment TAGTAAAAGGATGTGCAAGCTATCATTACCACAGTAAATGTGAGGATAGCTAATTTTACTTTTTTCAAAAAATATCACTCCAATCAATCATAGATGATAATGGCTGCTAATAGAATATAGAATACTAGATTATGTTTAAAAAATCAGTAAGGAGCCATGTTCGTGATGAATATCGAAAAATACTACAGACAATCAGCAACTGCTTATCTTAACGCAAGCCTTATCAGCTGCCTTCCAGTCATCTTTTTTCTGGCCATGTTTTTAAGTATTAAGCTGAATCGTCTCTTTCTTTTGTTAATCATACCCTTTTGTTTATACAGTATAACAGCATTTGTCTCGTACTTGCTTCAGAAACGGCGATGTGAGAGGCTTGCGAATACTTTCGAAGAGACAAAGGTGAAGTCTCTCCTTCAATCTCGGACAGTTCTTTTGTCTTTTTTGCCAGCACCATCCTTAAGAATGCTTATATTTGACGGCGAGGGCATCGTACTCGGAGAAATTAGGGATGAAAAGTTTGCTTTGATCAGGTGGTATTTGCCATCATTTTTAGACGGATTACGGTCAAAAAAATATGGCTTCTATAACGGGGAAAATATGCTTCAATATCAATTTACAATGCGAAAACATTCGATAGAGATTCGGAATAGAAAAAATCAGCTTATCAGTAAAATGGATGAAAAGAAAACAGACAAAGCTGTGCAAACTAGTTATAGATATGATGATAAGCAGCTTGTTTTAAAAAGGTCCCTTGCATTTACTGATTATTGCCTTGAGAAGGAAGGCGGCTTAATAATGGCCAATGTGAAAAAAGGCTGGATGCCAAAGGATTGGCAAAAGCGTTTTTTAGACCCAAACCATCCAGTTCTTTCTATCCATCATTCTGCAGCAAATAAAGATATAATTCATATTTATGCAATTTTGGCAAAAATATTTGCTTATAAGGACCATTAAAGAAAAAGAGGCTGGGACATAAGTATGTGAACCAGCGTAAATACCGAACTATTTAATCACTATTGTAAATAGTTCGGTTTTTTTGTTTTTAGTTTTAATACAATAATTAGAAAACTTAGTGGAATGGAGCGGAGGCCACTCGACTACTAAGGGAAATAGAGGACGCTTTAGACCCCGCAGGCGAAGACGAGGAGGCTCAGCTTCCTACCCGCGGAAAGCGAGTGGGTGCAGCGCAATGAAACGAAATAACTTTAACTCAACATTCTATTTAGACCCAACCTTCATTTTTCAAATTTAGTTGTAATTTTATTATTCGTGTTTAGAAAGGTTATCTTTTGATTTGTCCCAGCCTTTTAATCACACCTGCGTTATTCGTATTTTTTAAGCAATATAGCTGAATTATGGCCGCCAAATCCGAATGAATTGGAAAGACCGATGGACATCACTTTTTCTCTAGCTGTGTTTGCAACATAATCCAAGTCACAATCTGCATCTGGGTTTCGCAAATTGATGGTTGGGGGAATAAGCTGGTGCTGAAGAGTTTTGGCGAGGGCAATGGCTTCTGCTCCACCTGCTGCACCAAGCATATGCCCAAGCATTGATTTATTCGCAGTTACTGGAATTCGATGGGCATCTGCACCAAACAGCTTCTTGATTGCGAGTGTTTCTGACATGTCGCCAACCTTCGTGCTCGTTGCATGTGCACTGATTACATCAACGTCATCAGTTGTAATGCTTGCTTTGCGCAACGCATTTTTCATTGCTGTATATGCTCCAATTCCTTCTGGATGAGAAGCAACCATATGATAGGCATCAGAGCTTGCACCATAGCCGATTACTTCACAAATAATTGGCGCATTGCGACTTAATGCATGTTCTAAAGATTCTAGCACTAATATTCCAGAACCTTCACTCATAACGAATCCATCCCGCTCTTCATCAAAGGGACGACTTGCAAGCTCAGGCTCGTTATTTCTTGATGATAATGCTCTTGCATTTGCAAAGCTAGCAACAGATAATCGGGAAATTGCGGCTTCTGCGCCCCCAGCAAACATGATGTCAGCATCATCATTTCGAATCGCGTTAAATGCTTCTCCAATAGATGTATTTCCAATGGAACAGGCAGTTACAGGCGAAAGGGAAGGACCTAAGGCACCAAGCCTTATACTTATCTGTGCTGCCGCTGCATTTGAAATCATCATCGGCACTAAATTTGGACTGACCCTATTTGGACCTCTGTCCTTTAATATATTCACATTATCAATAAG is part of the Niallia taxi genome and harbors:
- the fabF gene encoding beta-ketoacyl-ACP synthase II — translated: MKRVVVTGMGVISPLGNDVNQFWENLSSGKSGISKIEQFDVSDLKTKIAGSVINLDAEGRWGTKEAKKLDRFAQFALAAAEEALAASQLNLEKIDKERMGVYVGSGIGGLNTLIDNVNILKDRGPNRVSPNLVPMMISNAAAAQISIRLGALGPSLSPVTACSIGNTSIGEAFNAIRNDDADIMFAGGAEAAISRLSVASFANARALSSRNNEPELASRPFDEERDGFVMSEGSGILVLESLEHALSRNAPIICEVIGYGASSDAYHMVASHPEGIGAYTAMKNALRKASITTDDVDVISAHATSTKVGDMSETLAIKKLFGADAHRIPVTANKSMLGHMLGAAGGAEAIALAKTLQHQLIPPTINLRNPDADCDLDYVANTAREKVMSIGLSNSFGFGGHNSAILLKKYE